A window from Listeria seeligeri serovar 1/2b str. SLCC3954 encodes these proteins:
- a CDS encoding Cof-type HAD-IIB family hydrolase, with protein sequence MKPRGICFFDMDGTLLNSESKVLDSSLRALDKLRENNIIPVIATGRTLTEISHQMKITGIESAVMMNGQMVVFEGEKVYEDVLEEELLERLTQEAKSQNVEICYYNDKRIGASAITPVVKAHYDFLGEPTPMVRENMYKEETINMALLLLESGDEYFQERFEELQFVRNTPFSNDVLRKGGSKAVGIAKLLEVMGYQDVPTYAFGDGMNDLEMFGAVNYSVAMENAVPLLKEQATFITKDNNNDGIKLGLEKFGLI encoded by the coding sequence TTGAAACCACGTGGGATTTGTTTTTTTGATATGGATGGAACACTTTTGAATAGTGAATCAAAAGTACTGGATAGCTCGCTCCGTGCACTGGATAAGTTGCGAGAAAATAACATTATACCAGTTATTGCTACTGGACGGACGCTAACAGAGATTAGTCATCAAATGAAAATTACAGGTATCGAATCTGCCGTTATGATGAATGGGCAAATGGTTGTTTTTGAAGGCGAGAAAGTATATGAAGATGTTTTGGAAGAGGAGTTATTAGAACGATTGACACAAGAAGCAAAATCGCAAAATGTAGAAATTTGTTATTATAACGATAAACGAATTGGCGCATCAGCAATCACTCCCGTAGTTAAAGCGCATTATGATTTTCTTGGTGAGCCAACCCCGATGGTACGAGAAAACATGTATAAAGAAGAAACGATTAATATGGCGCTTCTTTTACTGGAATCGGGCGATGAATATTTCCAAGAACGTTTTGAAGAATTACAATTTGTTCGTAATACACCATTTAGTAATGATGTTCTCAGAAAAGGTGGATCAAAAGCGGTTGGAATTGCCAAGCTTTTAGAAGTGATGGGGTATCAAGATGTTCCTACTTATGCTTTTGGTGATGGAATGAATGATTTAGAAATGTTTGGTGCTGTTAATTACTCAGTAGCAATGGAAAATGCCGTTCCACTATTAAAAGAACAAGCTACTTTTATTACTAAAGATAATAATAATGATGGGAT
- a CDS encoding GNAT family N-acetyltransferase: MIRKLTVSDNEEVMALLKPEATLNLFIIGDIENFGYDSDVQDLWGEFDVSDELHAVLLRFDRFYLPYSKDANFDAKAFSEIIANDNKYEISGISRVTQEFEPFLPGLADRRQDTYFCECEHVNRISVNQDVIVRTAVSEDVAPIIEMRKNINEFGNREENEELIIRQIEQGVKRIYYIEQNQEIVAVAETSAENTFSAMITGVATSSDYRQMGFASTLLKKLCCDVLAEGKKPCLFYDNPVAGEIYHRLGFEHTGDFVMYK; this comes from the coding sequence ATGATTAGAAAACTGACAGTATCTGACAATGAAGAAGTAATGGCACTTTTGAAACCCGAAGCAACTCTTAATTTATTTATTATTGGCGATATTGAAAATTTTGGTTATGATAGTGATGTTCAAGATCTTTGGGGTGAATTTGATGTAAGTGATGAATTACATGCAGTGTTACTTAGATTTGACAGATTTTATTTACCTTATTCAAAAGATGCTAATTTTGATGCAAAAGCTTTTTCAGAAATTATTGCTAACGATAACAAATATGAAATTAGCGGTATTTCTCGTGTCACACAAGAGTTTGAACCTTTTTTACCAGGACTTGCCGATAGAAGACAAGATACTTATTTTTGTGAATGTGAACATGTTAACCGTATTTCCGTGAATCAAGATGTTATTGTACGAACAGCTGTTTCGGAAGATGTCGCACCTATCATTGAAATGCGAAAAAATATTAATGAATTTGGTAATCGGGAAGAAAATGAAGAACTAATTATCCGCCAAATTGAACAAGGCGTGAAGCGGATTTATTATATTGAACAAAACCAAGAAATTGTTGCTGTAGCGGAAACATCTGCGGAAAATACTTTTTCTGCGATGATCACTGGGGTGGCAACAAGTTCAGATTATAGACAGATGGGGTTTGCAAGTACACTTCTAAAAAAATTGTGTTGTGACGTTCTCGCGGAAGGGAAGAAACCTTGCTTATTTTACGACAATCCAGTAGCAGGAGAAATTTATCACCGTCTGGGATTTGAACATACAGGAGACTTTGTAATGTACAAATAG
- the hemH gene encoding ferrochelatase encodes MTKKVGLLVMAYGTPYKDEDIERYYTDIRHGHKPSEEMIADLRGRYHAIGGLSPLAKITEAQAYGLEKALNDAQSEVEFKTYIGLKHIEPSIEDAVAAMHQDGIKEVISIVLAPHYSSFSVAAYNKRAKDAANKLGGIEIKSINDWYKEPKFIQMWADRINETAKQIPADELNDTILIVSAHSLPEKIKQHQDPYPNQLQETADMIFEKVAVPHYALGWQSEGKTGEPWLGPDVQDLTRELYGKEKYKHFIYTPVGFVAEHLEVLYDNDYECRVVTDEIGSTYHRPPMPNADSEFLEVLRTVVWDKYKN; translated from the coding sequence ATGACTAAAAAAGTTGGTTTGCTTGTAATGGCATACGGAACACCATATAAAGACGAAGATATTGAACGTTACTATACGGATATTCGTCACGGTCATAAACCAAGTGAAGAGATGATTGCTGATTTACGCGGGAGATATCACGCAATTGGCGGATTATCCCCACTAGCAAAAATTACTGAGGCTCAGGCTTACGGATTAGAAAAAGCACTTAATGATGCTCAGTCAGAGGTGGAATTTAAAACTTATATTGGCTTGAAACACATCGAACCTTCCATTGAAGATGCTGTTGCAGCGATGCATCAAGATGGCATAAAAGAAGTGATTTCTATTGTTCTAGCGCCGCATTATTCTAGTTTCAGCGTAGCAGCCTATAATAAACGAGCAAAAGACGCAGCAAATAAATTAGGTGGAATAGAAATTAAATCGATTAATGACTGGTATAAAGAACCAAAATTCATCCAAATGTGGGCAGACAGAATTAATGAAACTGCTAAACAAATTCCAGCAGATGAGTTAAACGATACCATTTTGATTGTGTCAGCTCATAGTTTGCCAGAAAAAATTAAACAACATCAAGATCCATACCCGAACCAACTGCAAGAAACAGCGGACATGATTTTTGAAAAAGTTGCTGTACCACATTATGCGCTTGGTTGGCAAAGTGAAGGGAAAACCGGTGAACCTTGGCTTGGACCTGATGTACAAGATTTAACAAGAGAGCTTTATGGAAAAGAAAAATACAAACATTTTATTTATACGCCAGTTGGTTTTGTGGCGGAACATTTAGAAGTTCTTTATGATAATGACTATGAATGTAGAGTGGTAACTGACGAAATAGGTTCCACATATCACAGACCACCAATGCCAAACGCTGATTCGGAATTTTTAGAAGTTCTGAGGACAGTTGTGTGGGATAAATATAAAAATTAA